In Gopherus flavomarginatus isolate rGopFla2 chromosome 1, rGopFla2.mat.asm, whole genome shotgun sequence, a single genomic region encodes these proteins:
- the GGACT gene encoding gamma-glutamylaminecyclotransferase translates to MARVFVYGTLKKGQPNYQHMINGTHGRARFQGRGRTMEKYPLVIAGKYNIPFLLNISGTGHHVTGEIYSVDDQMLQFLDEFEGCPDMYQRTPVRIVVVEWKGKSSAPEERPAVNSIMECFVYSTTTYQPEWINLPYYDNYDSLGNHGLHYVLRESRD, encoded by the coding sequence ATGGCTCGTGTTTTTGTGTATGGAACCCTTAAAAAAGGCCAGCCCAACTACCAGCACATGATAAATGGTACCCATGGGAGAGCAAGATTCCAAGGCAGGGGACGCACTATGGAGAAATACCCTTTGGTGATTGCAGGAAAATATAACATTCCTTTTTTGCTGAACATCTCAGGAACTGGACACCATGTTACTGGAGAGATTTATTCTGTTGATGACCAGATGCTGCAATTCCTTGATGAATTTGAAGGTTGCCCAGACATGTATCAACGTACTCCAGTGAGAATTGTAGTAGTAGAGTGGAAAGGTAAAAGCAGTGCACCTGAAGAGAGGCCAGCTGTTAACAGCATTATGGAATGCTTTGTGTACAGCACAACTACCTACCAGCCAGAGTGGATAAATCTCCCTTACTATGACAACTATGATTCCTTAGGGAATCACGGTCTTCATTATGTGCTACGTGAAAGTAGAGATTAA